The Calliphora vicina chromosome 3, idCalVici1.1, whole genome shotgun sequence genome contains a region encoding:
- the Svip gene encoding small VCP/p97-interacting protein, translating to MGSLCSSCCGSSSEETNLMPSPETRRKQLLEAAEKRRQENEHRGIKDPERVKRQQRLNEEKERREEEAARMGATGQPALKWQQD from the exons ATGGGAAGTTTATGTTCATCATGTTGTGGTAGTTCCTCGGAGGAAACAAATTTAATGCCATCGCCC GAGACCCGTAGGAAACAACTCTTGGAAGCGGCCGAAAAAAGACGTCAAGAAAACGAGCATAGAGGTATAAAAGATCCCGAACGGGTCAAAAGGCAGCAGCGACTCAATGAAGAAAAAGAACGACGTGAAGAAGAGGCAGCACGTATGGGAGCAACTGGACAGCCCGCATTAAAG TGGCAGCAAGATTAA
- the LOC135953541 gene encoding uncharacterized protein LOC135953541, translating into MFKFLFYFNILILIAQYEAKTFKRGRLNDNSLKDETPWQNLWFPHPPNYQNNVKPETVNVAAATATSSEEYSSETKNSTGWPGLWFPHPPGYQNEVKVKENIVKPKENVNKKHECDNGKNDLDVDFDPQDKRHSYNYLCLDKRSKYSPNLNTSSIIKEYVIPAAYEPAVRCLNETIEYSEPLPTFGSYRPLAPKFGSYQYLPPQRWLHSLADGAIVLLYHPCAFAGQIVQLQNTLKGCLYRHIITPSQQLTPQRPFALLAWGKSLQMSVVDDVIVVKFIKDNAKLGFRQKQQKLKLSSKIYEAGLLTEAHLVTDEQDKEICGYKEMR; encoded by the exons atgtttaaatttttattttatttcaacatattaatattaatagctCAATATGAGgcaaaaacgtttaaaaggGGTCGTTTGAATGACAACAGTCTTAAAGATGAGACACCTTGGCAAAATCTGTGGTTTCCCCATCCACCAAATTATCAGAACAACGTAAAACCCGAAACAGTCAATGTGGCAGCAGCGACAGCTACATCAAGTGAAGAATATTCCTCAGAAACTAAAAATTCGACTGGCTGGCCGGGTTTATGGTTCCCGCATCCGCCAGGTTATCAAAATGAAGTGAAAGTTAAGGAGAATATTGTGAAACCCaaagaaaatgttaataaaaaacatgAATGTGATAATGGGAAG aacGACTTGGATGTCGATTTTGATCCACAAGATAAACGACACTCTTACAATTACCTGTGCCTGGATAAAAGATCGAAATATTCTCCAAATTTAAATACTAGTTCTATCATAAAAGAATATGTTATACCTGCTGCCTATGAACCAGCGGTTAGATGTTTAAATGAAACCATTGAGTACAGCGAGCCTTTACCAACTtt TGGTTCTTATCGTCCTTTGGCTCCTAAATTCGGCAGCTATCAATACCTACCACCTCAACGTTGGCTTCATAGTTTAGCCGATGGTGCTATCGTATTACTTTATCATCCCTGTGCCTTTGCCGGACAAATAGTTCAATTACAAAACACATTAAAAGGCTGTTTATACCGACATATCATTACACCATCCCAACAGTTGACACCACAACGTCCTTTTGCTCTTTTGGCCTGGGGTAAAAGTTTGCAAATGTCTGTTGTGGACGATGTTATTGTGGTGAAATTTATCAAAGACAATGCCAAACTCGGCTTTAGACAGAAGCAGCAGAAACTGAAATTAtcttcaaaaatatatgaagCCGGTTTATTGACTGAAGCACATTTGGTAACGGATGAGCAGGATAAAGAGATTTGTGGCTACAAAGAAATGAGATGA